Genomic DNA from Theobroma cacao cultivar B97-61/B2 chromosome 3, Criollo_cocoa_genome_V2, whole genome shotgun sequence:
CATTGGAATGAGAAGCTGAAAAAAATGTGATTATGAGAAAAGGAATGTGTGATTAAGGAGTGTTCAAAGTTTCAAAGATGCTAAATTAATCTGAAAATTACGgtaagttttaattaatttactgtGCAACGAGATTAGatagaaattaaataagtttgGAAAAATCTCTCTCCAGGGCTCCAACCATCCTTCAATAAATGCAGTCTTCAGCATACGGAAAGTTCTCTCCCATATTTAATGGCCCATATGAAAGGACCGTGAACGCAGTAACGCACTCTGGTTTTTTGGGTCATAACTAACGCGTTTGATTGCACCAACCAGTagaaaatcaagcaaagaaggtgttcatttttttaaaattttttgctctctttttctctcaaatCTGTGCACTTATATAGaaacctttctttttctctcttacttttttggtttttgccTGGCATATCTACCAAAAAATATGGAGAAATCCCAAGCACAAAAGCAGAAGCAAACCCAAGACGCCAAAAAGGAAGAGGAAAAACCTCAAGAAGAGAAGCAAAGACAAACCCAGAAAGCCAAACAGAAAACACAGAAGACCCAAGAAGGCAAGCATCTTGTATGGGACTGTGGTAGCACTCTGTATGACTCGTTTGAGCTCAACTCTTTCAAGCGTCAACTGGACTCAGCAATCCATTCGAGAACCATGTCCATGCCTCATTTAGTCGATACCCGAGCTCCTCCTCCTCCGGTAGTTTCCAAGAAGCAGCCTTCAAAGTTCTCTCGCTCGATTCAGAAACTCTTCAAATCCATGTTCAAGTTCAAACAGAGTTCAAGTTCTTCCGTCTTCTGGCTGAAACAAAGATCGCACGAGGAGTACTACGTGGTTTACGACAAGACGGGTGCACTGACAACGATCCCCGAGGTTCCGGAGATTGATTTTGGAGGGCTTTCGCCAGAGATTAACTCGTTGGTTGTTAAGAGAACTGCATCCGAAAGGTTCACTGCAGCCTCCACTGTCGGTATTTCATGTGCttaatatatacaaaaatataaggACGCTTATacagaatatatatatacatatatatgaataaCGAAGATGTGATCAAATAGTTTGTGtatattttgatcatattgcttttaagttttttttaggATGTTTTCTTCTTAAGGTTACGTTACTTGAAGTTTTGAACTTTGACcctttcttgtctaaattatgAATTGGTTTTCTCAAGATCAATTTGCtcatttctttagtttttctttgGTTAAACTTCGTGCTTAGCCTCTTGGAATTACTAGTTAATTAATCCCACAGTGGCTTAAGGGATCAAAACTTCTACCTACTCCGGTGACGGCAATTGCTCGAAGCGCGCTATTGTCTTTTTATTATGAGGTGACCTTCTTAATGGATCCTAAGTTTTCCATAGCTTTTCTTGATGTGGCCCAATTGAAACATGTTTTTGTTGCCGAAAAGCCAGAaagataatgataataataataatactacAAGGGTAGATTCATTTGCTTTTTGTATGGGTTCACTATGCATCGCaattcaagatttttcttaatttacaATACCTATGACCTAAGAAAAACTATAAAAAGACTTGGTTTTAACCATTAATGTTTCTGAGTACCTTAtcttctattttgttttttcataaattttgttttcttaaactatttttttttacaattttttttatttataatgtgACAATCTTTTTTATTCGTTAGAGTTTTGATTCTCCGAAATTGAAATGAactcaatattttaaaaattttaaatacttAATTAATCTATGGCCAACGTTTATAATTTCTAAAATAATTGTTAACTGTTActtattaaacaatttttataggaGTATGTATTTAAAGGAAATGTATAGGATTCTATTCTCCATGTCCCATACTCACATATGCATGAATGGCACATAGTCGTTGCTTTAGTAATACAAGACAGCTGAAGTAACTGCTTTGCTTAATGGCAAACAAAGTTAGAAGCTAACAACAATGTGTCAATCAAGTTCTTCATCTGTTAAGTGGCCAATATTTCTTTCTATACTTCTTGATTAGTTTTTTCATAAAAGCAGCTATCTTTTTTGTTCAAATtaacaaaaagcaaaataacCACTActactctttatttttttctgtGTATAGTTGGTGATCGGCAATAGTTGATGCAT
This window encodes:
- the LOC18606666 gene encoding uncharacterized protein LOC18606666 codes for the protein MEKSQAQKQKQTQDAKKEEEKPQEEKQRQTQKAKQKTQKTQEGKHLVWDCGSTLYDSFELNSFKRQLDSAIHSRTMSMPHLVDTRAPPPPVVSKKQPSKFSRSIQKLFKSMFKFKQSSSSSVFWLKQRSHEEYYVVYDKTGALTTIPEVPEIDFGGLSPEINSLVVKRTASERFTAASTVGISCA